In Lates calcarifer isolate ASB-BC8 linkage group LG4, TLL_Latcal_v3, whole genome shotgun sequence, a genomic segment contains:
- the LOC108882468 gene encoding LOW QUALITY PROTEIN: uncharacterized protein LOC108882468 (The sequence of the model RefSeq protein was modified relative to this genomic sequence to represent the inferred CDS: substituted 1 base at 1 genomic stop codon) translates to MILLHHLDSFTSADTFNSRQVFVSVSLTVGNWVWIFGSGTKLYVTDKDIVKPVVSVYPAASRAHLGGKTSLLCLASGMFPPLVQFSWKRQEEDGNLVDVSSAEGEQLELRESGRTASILLINQPQSNTYKYNCSVKHETGTVEAQIQQEVPAPAASCPPEREPTEQPAPQQADLVPLDPLQPQCRVKLLCLLYTVLIVKSLVYGCGLSLLTMLRNXGPSTNCTHAD, encoded by the exons ATGATACTGCTTCATCATTTGGACTCGTTCACCTCAGCTGACACATTCAACAGCAGACAGGTTTTTGTatcagtctctctcactgtggGAAACTGGGTCTGGATCTTTGGCTCTGGAACTAAACTGTATGTAACAG ATAAGGACATAGTGAAGCCCGTGGTGAGCGTGTACCCAGCAGCATCCAGAGCCCACCTGGGGGGGAAGACCTCCCTGCTGTGTCTGGCCTCAGGcatgtttcctcctctggtCCAGTTCTCCTGgaaaagacaggaggaggatggtAATCTGGTGGACGTGTCCTCTGCTGAGGGAGAGCAGCTGGAGCTCAGAGAGTCGGGACGCACCGCCTCCATCTTGCTGATCAATCAGCCACAGAGcaacacatataaatacaacTGCTCCGTCAAGCACGAGACGGGCACAGTGGAGGCCCAAATACAACAAG aggttCCAGCTCCAGCAGCCTCCTGTCCTCCAGAGAGAGAGCCAACAGAGCAGCCAGCTCCACAGCAAGCTGACT TGGTTCCCCTGGATCCTCTCCAGCCTCAGTGCAGGgtgaagctgctctgtctgctctACACAGTGCTGATAGTGAAGAGTCTGGTGTACGGCTGTGGACTCTCTCTGCTCACCATGCTCAGAAACTAGGGACCGTCCACCAACTGCACACATgctgactga
- the LOC108882471 gene encoding immunoglobulin lambda-like polypeptide 5 yields METDTNKCLKRKMVESRASAARGYCFIIWTRSPQLTHSTADRFLYQSFSLWESGKWYLIFGSGTKLYVTDKDVVKPVVSVYPAASRAHLEGKTSLLCLASGMFPPLVQFSWKRPKKDGSLEELPSAEGEQLELRELGRTTSILLVHQPENSTYKYHCYVKHEWGTVEAQIQQVVPLDPLQPQCRVKLLCLLYTVLIVKSLVYCYGFFMVMILRN; encoded by the exons ATGGAAACCGACACTAACAAATGTCTGAAGAGGAAAATGGTGGAATCCAGAGCGTCTGCAGCCCGAGG ATACTGCTTCATCATTTGGACTCGTTCACCTCAGCTGACACATTCAACAGCAGACAGGTTTTTGTATCAGTCTTTTTCATTGTGGGAGTCTGGAAAGTGGTACCTCATCTTTGGCTCTGGAACTAAACTGTATGTAACAG ATAAGGACGTAGTGAAGCCCGTGGTGAGCGTGTACCCAGCAGCATCCAGAGCCCACCTGGAGGGGAAGACCTCCCTGCTGTGTCTGGCCTCAGGcatgtttcctcctctggtCCAGTTCTCCTGGAAAAGACCGAAGAAGGATGGTTCTCTGGAGGAGCTGCCCTCTGCTGAGGGAGAGCAGCTGGAGCTCAGAGAGTTGGGACGCACCACCTCCATCTTGCTGGTCCATCAGCCAGAGAACAGCACATATAAATACCACTGCTACGTCAAGCACGAGTGGGGCACAGTGGAGGCCCAAATACAACAAG TGGTTCCCCTGGATCCTCTCCAGCCTCAGTGCAGGgtgaagctgctctgtctgctctACACAGTGCTGATAGTGAAGAGTCTGGTGTACTGTTATGGATTCTTCATGGTGATGATCCTCAGAAACTAG
- the LOC127142402 gene encoding immunoglobulin lambda-1 light chain, whose amino-acid sequence MLFLPAAALCCLCSALVAMAADLVQDQLSLTRRVGQSVSFSCGGTEGCYNSYIVWYQKNDTETFKAILLFDASSGNVHKPYNHPQQDDFTAENKENGCELKIETVQVSHSASYYCLCLKSADRFLYQSLSLCYFIFGSGTKLYVTDEDVVKPVVSVYPAASRAHLEGKTSLLCLASGMFPPLVQFSWKRPKEDGSLEELPSAEGEQLELRESGRTTSILLVHQPENSTYKYHCYVKHETGTVEAQIQRVVPLDPLQPQCRVKLLCLLYTVLIVKSLVYGCGLSLLTMLRN is encoded by the exons ATGCTTTTcctcccagctgctgctctgtgctgtctgtgttcag cgctggttgccatggcagcagatCTGGTTCAGGACCAGTTATCATTGACCAGGAGAGTTGGTCAATCTGTCTCCTTCAGCTGTGGAGGGACTGAGGGGTGTTATAATAGCTATATAGTCTGGTACCAGAAGAACGacacagaaacattcaaagcAATTCTTCTTTTTGATGCCAGTAGTGGTAATGTTCATAAACCTTACAATCATCCTCAACAAGATGATTTCACAGCTGAGAACAAAGAGAACGGCTGTGAGTTGAAGATAGAGACAGTTCAAGTCTCTCATTCAGCCTCCTACTACTGCCTCTGTTTGAAGTCTG CAGACAGGTTTTTGTatcagtctctctcactgtgttaCTTCATCTTTGGCTCTGGAACTAAACTGTATGTAACAG ATGAGGACGTAGTGAAGCCCGTGGTGAGCGTGTACCCAGCAGCATCCAGAGCCCACCTGGAGGGGAAGACCTCCCTGCTGTGTCTGGCCTCAGGcatgtttcctcctctggtCCAGTTTTCCTGGAAAAGACCAAAGGAGGATGGTTCTCTGGAGGAGCTGCCCTCTGCTGAGGGAGAGCAGCTGGAGCTCAGAGAGTCAGGACGCACCACCTCCATCTTGCTGGTCCATCAGCCAGAGAACAGCACATATAAATACCACTGCTATGTCAAGCACGAGACGGGCACAGTGGAGGCCCAAATACAACGAG TGGTTCCCCTGGATCCTCTCCAGCCTCAGTGCAGGgtgaagctgctctgtctgctctACACAGTGCTGATAGTGAAGAGTCTGGTGTACGGCTGTGGACTCTCTCTGCTCACCATGCTCAGAAACTAG